Proteins encoded by one window of Blautia argi:
- the yqeB gene encoding selenium-dependent molybdenum cofactor biosynthesis protein YqeB — protein sequence MKPIIVRGGGDLATGTIHRLCKSGYPVIVLEDTSPSAIRQKVSFCQAAYEGSMEVEGIVCQKADTFSKALEKVTWKNPMLVIDPKAACLNQYHPNILIDAILAKKNLGTHRGMADLTIALGPGFTAGEDVDYVIETKRGHYLGRRIEKGSAISNTGVPGIIGGYGKERVLHAPCAGRFRRIREIGDWVNAGEAVGFIEQEADKTEVCTEISGVVRGILQDGFVVTEHFKLADVDPRKESRAHCNLISDKARCIAGGVLELVCAWEKGILEKK from the coding sequence ATTGTAAGAGGCGGCGGAGATCTGGCAACCGGAACCATTCACCGCCTGTGTAAAAGCGGGTATCCGGTGATTGTTTTAGAGGATACAAGTCCATCGGCTATCCGACAGAAAGTTTCCTTTTGTCAGGCTGCTTATGAGGGAAGTATGGAGGTAGAGGGGATTGTGTGTCAAAAGGCAGATACCTTTTCAAAAGCCCTGGAAAAGGTAACGTGGAAGAACCCCATGCTTGTCATAGACCCGAAGGCAGCCTGCCTGAATCAATACCACCCCAATATTTTAATTGATGCCATTCTGGCAAAGAAGAATCTTGGAACACATCGCGGTATGGCGGATTTGACTATTGCTCTGGGACCGGGATTTACGGCAGGGGAAGATGTGGATTATGTGATAGAAACAAAGAGAGGGCATTATCTGGGAAGACGGATAGAGAAGGGAAGCGCCATTTCCAATACTGGTGTACCGGGCATTATTGGCGGATACGGAAAGGAGCGGGTGCTTCATGCTCCCTGTGCAGGCAGATTCAGGAGAATCCGGGAAATTGGGGACTGGGTCAATGCAGGAGAAGCAGTAGGCTTTATTGAGCAGGAGGCGGACAAAACAGAGGTATGCACTGAGATTTCCGGTGTGGTGCGGGGAATTTTGCAGGACGGATTTGTTGTGACCGAGCATTTTAAACTGGCAGATGTGGATCCCAGAAAGGAATCCAGGGCACACTGTAATCTGATTTCAGATAAGGCGAGATGCATTGCAGGTGGTGTGCTGGAATTGGTCTGCGCCTGGGAGAAAGGAATTCTGGAAAAGAAGTAA
- the yqeC gene encoding selenium cofactor biosynthesis protein YqeC, with the protein MKLCEIISYLGETPRKNVAFAGAGGKTSCILELADAWREQGKKVLVTTSTHMEKPETFPLPTVIENREEKIMEALKKKGAVLAGLPALQGGKIQGLPVETYQRVCKEADCVLVEADGSRRFPVKVPKKGEPVIYENITHILILAGASALGQPLDRVCHRLEEAQGLFRQIQWEKVWDSSFPVTESLLGGLLEAGYIQPLKRRFPDKKIAVLLNQADVLESPEKSRKRLQEKLSVPVFLHGWQKRVHGIVLAAGFSTRFGENKLLYLLEGRPMYDHVLKQLSCLQVKKKLTSLTLVTQYEEIKQAAGQRNVTVVKNEDSCRGISSSLKLGLTKAMESAEREKEHYYMFFVADQPFLRQETIEEFLSAFLKTGKGIGCVCREGISGNPVIFHEKYVRELQSLTGDVGGKRVLKSHMEDVFFYEVSDERELKDIDRREEL; encoded by the coding sequence ATGAAGCTGTGTGAAATCATATCGTATTTGGGAGAAACACCCCGGAAAAATGTGGCATTTGCAGGAGCCGGGGGAAAAACCAGTTGTATTCTGGAGTTGGCAGATGCGTGGAGAGAACAGGGAAAAAAGGTATTGGTGACAACTTCCACCCACATGGAAAAGCCTGAAACTTTTCCGCTCCCCACTGTGATAGAGAACAGGGAAGAGAAGATTATGGAGGCTCTGAAGAAGAAGGGTGCAGTGCTGGCAGGGCTTCCTGCTTTGCAGGGTGGAAAAATCCAGGGGCTTCCTGTTGAAACTTATCAAAGGGTCTGCAAAGAGGCGGATTGTGTACTTGTAGAGGCAGACGGTTCCAGGCGTTTTCCTGTTAAAGTGCCGAAAAAAGGAGAGCCGGTGATTTATGAAAATATCACCCATATTTTGATTCTGGCAGGAGCGTCCGCCCTCGGACAGCCTCTTGACAGAGTTTGTCACCGACTGGAAGAGGCACAGGGGCTTTTCAGACAGATACAATGGGAGAAGGTATGGGACAGTTCTTTTCCAGTGACAGAGTCCCTGCTTGGAGGATTGTTAGAGGCAGGGTATATCCAGCCTTTAAAAAGAAGATTTCCTGATAAAAAGATTGCAGTGCTTTTAAATCAGGCAGATGTTCTGGAATCCCCTGAAAAGAGCAGGAAAAGATTGCAGGAAAAGCTTTCTGTTCCTGTATTCTTGCACGGGTGGCAAAAAAGGGTACATGGGATTGTTCTGGCAGCAGGGTTTTCCACACGGTTTGGAGAAAATAAGCTTTTGTATCTACTGGAGGGAAGACCTATGTATGACCATGTACTGAAACAGCTTTCCTGTCTGCAGGTAAAAAAGAAGCTGACATCCCTGACCCTGGTGACGCAGTATGAGGAAATAAAGCAGGCAGCCGGGCAGAGGAATGTTACAGTAGTGAAAAATGAGGACAGTTGCAGAGGAATTTCCTCTTCCTTAAAGCTGGGGCTTACGAAAGCTATGGAATCTGCAGAAAGGGAGAAGGAGCATTATTATATGTTTTTTGTAGCAGATCAGCCGTTTCTGCGACAGGAAACTATAGAAGAATTTCTGTCTGCTTTTTTGAAAACAGGAAAGGGCATTGGTTGTGTGTGCAGAGAAGGGATCAGTGGCAATCCGGTGATTTTTCACGAAAAATATGTACGGGAACTGCAGAGCCTGACAGGAGATGTAGGAGGAAAACGGGTTTTGAAAAGCCATATGGAGGACGTATTTTTCTATGAGGTTTCTGATGAACGGGAACTGAAGGATATTGACAGAAGAGAAGAACTGTAA
- a CDS encoding S-ribosylhomocysteine lyase, with protein MEKIASFTIDHIKLKPGVYVSRKDHAGSEVITTFDLRMTSPNDEPVMNTAEVHTIEHLGATFLRNHPQFGEKTVYFGPMGCRTGFYLLLLGDYSSKDILPLVTEMFTFIRDFHDEVPGASAKDCGNHLDMNLGMANWLAKRYLDQVLTNISEERLVYPE; from the coding sequence ATGGAAAAAATTGCAAGCTTTACCATTGACCATATAAAATTAAAACCAGGTGTTTATGTATCCCGCAAAGACCATGCAGGCTCTGAGGTGATTACAACCTTTGATCTGCGTATGACCTCTCCCAACGACGAACCGGTTATGAACACTGCAGAGGTACATACCATTGAGCATTTGGGCGCTACCTTTTTAAGAAATCACCCTCAGTTCGGAGAAAAAACTGTATATTTTGGCCCTATGGGCTGCCGCACCGGCTTTTATCTTCTGCTTTTGGGGGATTACTCTTCTAAAGATATTCTGCCTCTTGTCACAGAAATGTTCACCTTTATCCGTGATTTCCACGATGAAGTCCCCGGCGCTTCTGCCAAAGACTGCGGAAATCATCTGGACATGAATCTTGGCATGGCAAATTGGCTGGCAAAACGATATTTAGACCAGGTGCTTACCAATATCTCAGAGGAACGTCTGGTTTATCCGGAATAA
- a CDS encoding class I SAM-dependent methyltransferase: protein MEEYWTGRAEGYSQVNQGELATEQRRKWREHLIAHLGGKKPEETKVLDIGTGPGFFAIILAEAGYQVTAVDYTEEMLKEAKKNAGNLAGKICWKQMNAQELSFEDHTFDAVVSRNLTWNLENPEKAYGEWVRVLKKGGVLLNYDANWYHHLFDEEKRREYENDRARVEELQLSDHYICTDIDAMEEIAKEVPLSRIARPAWDREVLGKLCVKQVKAEEEAWKEVWSEEEMANYYSTPMFLIIAEK from the coding sequence ATCGAAGAATACTGGACCGGGAGAGCGGAGGGCTATTCCCAGGTCAACCAGGGAGAGCTTGCCACAGAGCAGAGAAGAAAATGGAGAGAGCATTTAATCGCACATCTGGGAGGAAAGAAACCGGAAGAAACAAAAGTGCTGGATATTGGCACAGGACCAGGGTTTTTTGCCATTATTCTGGCAGAGGCGGGATATCAGGTAACCGCCGTGGACTATACAGAGGAAATGTTAAAAGAGGCAAAGAAAAATGCGGGAAATCTGGCAGGTAAAATCTGCTGGAAGCAGATGAATGCCCAGGAACTTTCCTTTGAAGACCATACCTTTGACGCCGTGGTGTCCCGAAATCTGACCTGGAATCTGGAAAATCCGGAAAAAGCCTATGGAGAATGGGTGAGAGTGCTGAAAAAAGGCGGTGTTCTTTTGAATTATGATGCAAACTGGTATCATCATCTCTTTGATGAAGAAAAACGCCGGGAATATGAAAACGACCGGGCAAGGGTAGAGGAATTGCAGCTTAGCGACCACTACATCTGCACGGATATTGACGCCATGGAAGAAATCGCAAAGGAAGTTCCGTTAAGCCGCATTGCAAGACCTGCCTGGGACAGGGAGGTTTTGGGGAAACTGTGCGTAAAACAGGTAAAAGCAGAGGAAGAAGCCTGGAAAGAGGTCTGGAGCGAGGAGGAAATGGCAAACTATTATTCCACGCCTATGTTTCTGATAATTGCAGAAAAATAG
- the trpS gene encoding tryptophan--tRNA ligase, whose product MTKKVLFSGMQATGNLTLGNYLGALKNWVTLSDEYECFYSVVDMHSITVRQDPATLRKRARALLTLYLAAGLDPKKNCIYYQSHVSGHAELAWILNCFTYMGELNRMTQFKDKSAKHADNINAGLFTYPVLMAADILLYQADVVPVGIDQMQHLELTRDIAIRFNNIYGDVFTVPEAYIGKVGAKIMSLQDPAKKMSKSDENPNGSIYLMDDPDTIMRKCKRAVTDSEACIAYREEQPGLKNLIDIYCACMGKTPDEAVGEFEGKGYGDLKMAVGEAVVSVLKPLQDEVARLEKDKAYLDSIIKENAEKAQYFANKTLRKVQRKVGFPDRIR is encoded by the coding sequence ATGACAAAAAAAGTTTTATTCAGCGGTATGCAGGCTACCGGAAACCTGACACTTGGGAATTATCTGGGAGCATTGAAAAACTGGGTAACTTTAAGTGATGAATACGAGTGCTTTTACAGTGTGGTGGACATGCATTCCATTACCGTGCGCCAGGATCCTGCAACCTTAAGAAAGAGAGCCAGAGCGCTTTTGACGTTGTATCTGGCAGCAGGTCTGGACCCGAAAAAGAACTGTATTTATTATCAGTCCCATGTATCCGGACACGCAGAACTTGCATGGATTTTAAATTGCTTTACTTATATGGGTGAGTTAAATCGTATGACACAGTTTAAGGATAAATCTGCAAAGCATGCAGATAACATCAACGCAGGACTCTTTACTTATCCGGTGCTTATGGCAGCCGATATTCTGCTGTATCAGGCAGATGTGGTTCCAGTGGGCATTGACCAGATGCAGCATCTGGAGCTGACCCGCGATATTGCCATTCGTTTCAATAATATTTACGGCGATGTCTTTACCGTGCCGGAGGCATATATTGGCAAGGTAGGGGCAAAGATTATGAGTCTTCAGGATCCGGCAAAGAAAATGTCCAAATCAGATGAAAATCCAAACGGTAGCATTTATCTTATGGACGACCCGGATACCATTATGAGAAAATGCAAGCGCGCAGTGACAGATTCTGAGGCATGCATTGCTTACAGAGAAGAGCAGCCGGGACTGAAAAACCTGATTGATATCTACTGCGCATGCATGGGAAAAACCCCGGACGAGGCAGTGGGGGAATTTGAAGGAAAGGGCTACGGAGATTTGAAAATGGCCGTAGGCGAGGCAGTGGTCAGCGTTTTAAAACCGCTGCAGGACGAAGTGGCAAGACTGGAAAAGGATAAAGCTTATCTGGATTCCATTATTAAAGAAAATGCAGAGAAAGCACAGTACTTTGCAAATAAAACTCTGAGAAAGGTACAGAGAAAGGTTGGTTTCCCGGACAGAATCCGGTAA
- a CDS encoding heme-degrading domain-containing protein yields the protein MTVEEVVTVLAMQEEILQFNHFTNEDAWALGNLLVAEAKKRDLDTTVEIRLNNGHTVFKYAGNGTTLNNEIWADKMFASVSRMEKSTMLLYSELKRSEETMEDIGLGKEEYSCLGGGFPVRVEEVGVIGAIMVTNQSHFINHDIIVKAVSRYLHVDEVPRIRAL from the coding sequence ATGACAGTTGAGGAAGTAGTTACGGTTCTGGCAATGCAGGAGGAAATTTTGCAGTTTAATCATTTCACCAATGAGGACGCATGGGCGCTGGGCAATTTGCTGGTAGCAGAAGCAAAGAAGCGGGATTTGGATACCACGGTGGAAATTCGGTTAAACAATGGGCATACGGTGTTTAAATATGCAGGCAACGGTACGACCTTAAACAATGAAATCTGGGCGGATAAGATGTTTGCTTCTGTTTCCCGTATGGAAAAAAGCACCATGCTGTTATACAGCGAACTGAAAAGAAGTGAAGAAACCATGGAGGATATTGGTCTTGGAAAAGAGGAATATTCCTGCCTGGGCGGCGGCTTTCCGGTGCGTGTAGAAGAAGTTGGCGTCATAGGCGCGATTATGGTGACAAATCAGAGTCATTTTATCAACCATGACATTATTGTGAAGGCAGTGAGCCGATACCTGCATGTAGATGAGGTTCCGCGCATCAGAGCTTTATAA
- a CDS encoding ABC transporter ATP-binding protein: MEHLIKVTDLCKVYNPGENEVRALDHINLKIDRGEFVAIIGQSGSGKSTFMNMLGCLDTPTSGTYFLNGTDVSTMTDNELSAVRNREIGFIFQGFNLIANLTAEENVELPLIYRGIDKKTRRQLAREALEMVGLSHRMNHKPSEMSGGQQQRVAIARAIAAKPPVILADEPTGNLDSASSKEILSILKDLHKGGRTVILITHDDGIAARAKRVVRIMDGKIESDVINPAFDSMEEEHEKGSIEK; encoded by the coding sequence ATGGAACATCTGATTAAAGTAACCGATTTGTGCAAGGTTTACAATCCGGGGGAAAATGAAGTAAGGGCTTTGGACCATATCAATCTGAAAATTGACAGAGGTGAGTTTGTGGCAATTATCGGGCAGTCCGGTTCCGGAAAATCTACATTTATGAATATGCTGGGCTGCCTGGATACACCTACCTCAGGAACCTATTTCTTAAATGGGACTGATGTGTCTACCATGACAGACAATGAGCTGTCAGCAGTGAGAAACCGGGAAATTGGCTTTATTTTTCAGGGATTTAATCTGATTGCAAATCTGACGGCAGAGGAAAATGTAGAGTTGCCCTTAATTTACCGGGGAATTGACAAAAAAACCAGAAGACAGCTGGCAAGGGAAGCGCTGGAAATGGTAGGGCTTTCCCATCGTATGAACCACAAGCCTTCAGAAATGTCAGGGGGACAGCAGCAGCGTGTTGCCATTGCCCGTGCGATTGCTGCAAAGCCTCCGGTAATTCTGGCAGACGAACCTACCGGAAACCTGGATTCTGCTTCCAGCAAGGAAATTTTAAGCATTTTAAAGGATTTGCACAAAGGGGGAAGAACCGTCATTCTTATCACTCATGACGATGGCATTGCGGCAAGGGCAAAGCGCGTGGTGCGTATTATGGACGGAAAAATAGAATCGGACGTTATCAACCCGGCATTTGACAGTATGGAGGAAGAACATGAAAAAGGAAGTATTGAAAAATAA
- a CDS encoding efflux RND transporter periplasmic adaptor subunit: MKKEVLKNKNVVMLITIGVIVLAIAAIALIGSMAGGEKDAKPSVEVVSVKTGNVTQEVDATGNVESEIKKTFYSPVNATIQTMTVESGDSVEAGKNIIGFNLENLEAENQKAELSLKSGKLDMQDAQEQANQAAGKVADAQAAIPGLESAIAEKENEIESLRQQIADAQTNAQNEAQVQMEQAQKDADAAYEAEKAQAEQEYNKLKEEYDKKLEEVQQCEREKNDVEREYEQASTDYEAGKIDESQREKIADKYNDALDKLKQAQDSVPEKPVKKEINKADYSISMDGLSGGAAANTADLQAQMESAASDLAQLQSELASKQAIAESDVTGLTGAAKEKMAITSNLAELETKNLQELLEEGRKGIQAEFKGVISDARVTQGATVTQGMELFTLQSTQDVCVDANVSKYDFDKVKEGQKAEITLGDKKYKGTVKKVSKIAIPNEKGTPLIGVTIHIDNPDDNIFIGVEAKVSIQASEAKNVPVLPVEVVNIGKQGSFCYVVENGKIVKKEIETGVTSDSMVEVKSGLKKGDQVIKDMGTYSEGDSVTAKEAEDSKTSK; the protein is encoded by the coding sequence ATGAAAAAGGAAGTATTGAAAAATAAAAATGTGGTGATGCTTATTACCATAGGCGTAATTGTACTGGCAATCGCAGCGATTGCCCTGATTGGAAGCATGGCAGGAGGAGAGAAAGATGCCAAGCCTTCTGTGGAAGTGGTGTCTGTAAAAACCGGAAATGTCACACAGGAAGTAGATGCCACAGGAAATGTGGAAAGCGAGATAAAGAAAACCTTTTATTCTCCTGTAAACGCAACCATTCAGACTATGACGGTAGAATCTGGGGACAGCGTAGAGGCAGGAAAGAATATTATCGGTTTTAATCTGGAAAATCTGGAAGCAGAAAATCAGAAAGCAGAGTTGTCTTTAAAATCCGGTAAACTGGATATGCAGGACGCTCAGGAGCAGGCAAACCAGGCGGCAGGCAAGGTGGCAGATGCCCAGGCAGCCATTCCGGGGCTGGAGAGTGCCATTGCGGAAAAAGAAAATGAAATTGAGAGTCTGCGGCAGCAGATTGCGGACGCTCAGACAAATGCACAGAACGAAGCACAGGTTCAGATGGAGCAGGCTCAGAAAGATGCAGATGCAGCTTATGAAGCGGAAAAGGCGCAGGCGGAGCAGGAATATAATAAATTAAAAGAAGAATATGATAAAAAGTTAGAAGAAGTACAACAGTGCGAGCGTGAAAAAAATGATGTGGAAAGAGAATATGAACAGGCTAGTACTGATTATGAAGCTGGGAAGATAGATGAATCTCAGAGAGAAAAAATTGCAGATAAATATAATGATGCACTGGATAAATTAAAGCAAGCACAAGACTCTGTTCCTGAAAAACCAGTTAAAAAAGAAATAAACAAAGCAGATTACAGCATATCCATGGACGGACTTTCCGGAGGCGCAGCAGCCAACACGGCAGACCTTCAGGCGCAGATGGAATCCGCAGCTTCAGATTTGGCACAGCTTCAGTCTGAACTGGCTTCCAAACAGGCCATTGCAGAAAGCGATGTGACCGGACTTACTGGCGCGGCAAAAGAAAAAATGGCAATCACAAGCAATCTGGCAGAACTGGAAACCAAAAATCTGCAGGAGCTTTTAGAGGAAGGCAGAAAAGGAATCCAGGCAGAATTTAAAGGCGTTATTTCAGACGCAAGAGTAACCCAGGGCGCAACTGTAACCCAGGGAATGGAACTTTTCACTTTACAGAGTACTCAGGACGTGTGTGTGGACGCCAATGTATCCAAATATGACTTTGACAAGGTAAAAGAAGGACAGAAAGCAGAAATTACCCTTGGAGATAAAAAGTACAAGGGAACTGTGAAAAAGGTGAGCAAAATCGCTATTCCAAATGAAAAAGGAACACCGCTGATTGGCGTTACCATACATATTGATAACCCGGATGACAATATCTTTATCGGGGTAGAGGCAAAAGTAAGTATTCAGGCATCTGAGGCAAAAAATGTTCCGGTGCTTCCTGTAGAAGTCGTTAATATCGGAAAACAGGGTTCCTTTTGCTATGTGGTAGAAAACGGTAAGATTGTCAAAAAAGAGATTGAAACAGGCGTTACCTCTGATTCTATGGTGGAAGTGAAAAGTGGTCTGAAAAAAGGTGACCAGGTAATCAAGGATATGGGTACATATAGCGAGGGAGATAGCGTGACTGCGAAAGAGGCAGAGGACAGCAAGACTTCAAAGTAG
- a CDS encoding ABC transporter permease — translation MGNIIEYVKMAIQNILANKGRSFLTMLGIIIGIASVIAIVSIGEGTKNQMNSEINDVGGGQIAINCSLDAMNQEIYMTPEDLDAIREIEGVEGVTGTDSLTGETVTGKGEFSVNLSMETQDGNILMNSAMKRGSYFTEADVTEGRNVCVISDSDAKRLFGSDDVVGMEIDVQSMSLTKSFRIVGVTTQKENGTFVSYTYEGMPVSLSIPYTAAKDFLGDTADDFYYIMVQADKKLDSKVVSDRIIKVLEQKHQSAGEDYFQIQSFQDVMKMMNQMLGMVTAFISFVAGISLLVGGIGVMNIMLVSVTERTREIGIRKALGAKTSSIMMQFLAESAILTVIGGIIGIILGIAGGFGICSVIGSSQGMTLTPGISVSTILIATAFSCAVGIFFGIYPAKKAASLSPIEALRRN, via the coding sequence ATGGGAAATATAATAGAATATGTCAAAATGGCGATTCAGAATATTCTTGCCAATAAAGGACGTTCCTTTCTTACCATGCTTGGAATTATCATTGGAATTGCTTCGGTCATTGCCATTGTTTCCATTGGTGAGGGTACCAAGAATCAAATGAACAGTGAGATTAACGACGTAGGCGGCGGACAGATTGCCATTAACTGCAGTCTGGACGCTATGAATCAGGAAATTTATATGACGCCTGAGGATTTGGACGCAATTCGTGAAATCGAAGGTGTGGAAGGTGTCACAGGAACGGACAGCCTTACCGGCGAAACCGTTACCGGTAAAGGAGAATTCAGTGTAAATCTTTCCATGGAAACCCAGGACGGAAATATTTTGATGAATTCTGCTATGAAAAGAGGCTCTTACTTTACAGAGGCAGATGTTACAGAGGGGCGCAATGTTTGTGTGATTTCTGACAGTGATGCAAAAAGACTGTTTGGTTCTGATGATGTAGTGGGAATGGAAATTGATGTGCAGAGTATGAGTCTGACGAAATCCTTCCGTATTGTAGGCGTGACAACCCAGAAAGAAAACGGAACTTTTGTAAGCTATACCTATGAAGGGATGCCGGTTTCTCTTTCCATCCCTTATACAGCGGCTAAGGATTTTCTGGGAGATACGGCAGACGATTTTTACTATATTATGGTGCAGGCAGATAAGAAGCTGGATTCCAAGGTAGTATCTGACAGAATTATCAAAGTTCTGGAACAGAAGCACCAGTCAGCCGGAGAGGATTATTTCCAGATACAGAGTTTTCAGGACGTTATGAAAATGATGAATCAGATGCTGGGAATGGTTACTGCGTTTATTTCCTTTGTAGCGGGAATCTCTCTTTTGGTGGGCGGCATTGGTGTTATGAATATTATGCTGGTGTCTGTAACAGAGAGAACCAGAGAAATCGGAATCCGAAAGGCATTGGGAGCAAAGACCTCTTCTATTATGATGCAGTTCCTGGCAGAATCTGCGATTCTCACTGTTATTGGAGGCATTATCGGAATTATCCTGGGAATTGCAGGCGGCTTTGGAATTTGCTCAGTGATTGGTTCCAGCCAGGGCATGACACTGACTCCCGGAATCAGTGTCAGCACGATTTTGATTGCAACTGCTTTTTCCTGTGCAGTGGGAATCTTCTTTGGAATTTATCCTGCAAAAAAAGCAGCATCTTTAAGCCCTATTGAGGCGCTTAGAAGAAATTAA